The sequence TGGCTGCGGCGGAAATGGCCGGTAACGGATGCGGCGCGACAGACAGCACTGGCAAGAATTGACGAAGCGATGGACTGCATGAGACCCGTAGAGGACGCTCGACATGCGTTCCTTGTCGCAGCCCTCTCTGCCGGTTTTGTCCTCACACGCGGGGCTTGAGGTTACTTTGAGGGCCTTTGAGGCGCACTTCCGCTCTCAAGACACACTGACCTTTCACGTCATACAAATTTTGTTTCTGCGCCGTGGCTCGCTCAAACGCGCAGCAATGGCTGGGACCGGCCATCCGCTGTGCCTGGCACGAATGTCGGCTCTGGGCCGTTCTCAACGCTCGTCCTGCAACCGATACCCCCGCCGCTTCTTCGTCGCCGACAGCTTCAACAAAGCGTTGACTGCCCGGCCCTCGTCATCGTGTTGCTCAACCAACATCTGCCCTCGAAACCCGATACGGCCCCATTCCCGCACGAGGTATGCGCCGCCAAACAGGTCCGGCTGAACGCTCATTCGATAGAAGCGCCGCATGTTGAGAGACGGGTCGATCCGCTTGAGATCGACCGTCGTCGGGAACACTTCCATTTGCTGCGATATGTTGAACATGTTGTCGGTGCCTCTCTCCAGACCACAATATCAAGCGCTCTTCGACGTTTCCACAATGTTCTGTCCCGAAAAGAAAGAGGGGGCTCACGCCCCCTTCTCGAACTTCATGACCGGGATGCCCAGCTTCTTGGCTTTATCGGCGAGGTTTTCCTGGATACCGGTTCCGGGGAAGACAAGGACCCCGACCGGGAGCACATCCAGCATCGCGTCGTTGCGCTTGAAGGGCGCGGCCTTGGCGTGCTTGGTCCAGTCGGGCTTGAAGGCCACCTGCGTCACGCCCCGGGCTTCGGCCCATTTGGCGGCGATGAGCTCTGCGCCCTTCGGGCTGCCACCGTGCAGGAGGACCATGTCGGGATACTTGGTCCGGACCTGGTCGAGCTTGCCCCAGATCAGCCGGTGATCGTTGAAATCGGCCCCGCCGGTGAGGGCGACCTTGGGGCCTGCGGGAAGCATTACCTCGGTCTCGGCGCGGCGCTTGGCGGCCAGGAAGTCGCGGCTGTCGATCAGGGCGGCGGTCATGTGCTGGCGGTTCACCATCGAGCCGGTGCGGGGGCGCCAGGTCGATCCCGTGTGATGGACGAACTCGGTGGCGGCGTGATCGCGCATCATGTCCATGCAGTTGCGCCGTTCAACGAGAGTCAGGCCTTCGGCCGTCAGGCGCTCGAGTTCGGTGGATTTCACTTCGGAGCCGTCCTGCTCGCGCTGGAAGCGGCGCTGCGCCTGCTCGTTCTCGTCGAGCGACCGCTCGATCCGGGCCGTGGCGCGGTGGAAGAGGTTGACCTGGCCCCAGAGCACTTCTTCGAGGTCGGGTTCCATGCGGGTGTCTTCCAGGGTCGCGACGAGGGCGTCGAAGATGTCGGCGACGGCGACGGAGAGGCGCTGCCCATCGGGCATCGGGCGCGGATCGGGCTCGTCAAAGGGGCGATAGCCGTAGAGCTGGAGCTCGTCGAGCGCATGTACGGTCTGGGATGCGCTATGGGCGGGTTCATATGCATCATCGTGGGTCTGGATCGTCATCGGTTTCTTGCCTCCGGGCCTGTCTCGTCCGCGCGTCATCCCGCGCGGCCTTCATGGGCAGACCCGAGCCGTCGGGGCGGTTGCCCCTTCACCCCGGCTTCACCGGGACCGGAACAGCGTGGAGGAGGTCGGCAGGGAAGCTATTTGTCTCGCGATGCAAAGGCGGCTTTGCCGCCGGCGGAAATAGGTTCCCTGCCGACCTTGCAGGGGCAACCGCTTTGACGGCCTGCCCATCTCTTGAAGGCCGCTCGGGTGATGGGAGGATGCGCCAGGCCCGGAATGAGGCAGAGACAACGAGCTACAGCCACGACAGGAATGCAGCCCCATGCCCAGCACTCCCAGACTTCACCTGCGCGATGCAGCTCAGACCAACAGGCGATGCCGATCCTCGGGCCTGATCTGACCTGCCAAATGCTGGCGCAGCGCGTCTTTGCCGTTCGCCCGGAGATCATCGTTGAAATCCCCGAGCCGCGGTTCCAGCACCCGCACACGCACCCCGACCTCGGAGGCTCTGGCGCTCAACCTCCCTGCCGCACGTTGCCCAGCCGGATCGCGGTCGATGGCGATGTAGAGGCGCTGGAGCCTCTCCGGCAGCAGGACCGCCCCGAGGTGTCCCGACGAGAGCGCCGCCCAGACGGGAAGGCCCGGAGCCGCCTCGGACAGGGACAGCATGGTCTCGATGCCCTCGCCGACGGCGAGGATGTCATCGTGCGGGGTGAGCCTGACAGCATTGCCGAGGAGGTGACCCATAGCCCGACGCTCTGGATTCACTGCCGCCTTCCCCTGTCCGTCAGGCGCCAGCCAGGTGCGATGCACGCCCTGCACGGCCCCTGCCCCATCGGTAACCGCCGCGATCATCGCCGGTCTGGGGATGCTCCGGGTCTGCCCCTCTTCCCGATGCCAGCACTTCGGGTGGAAGCGTAAGGCGCCGTTCGCCCCGAATTGGGTGATGCCTCGGGAACGGAGGTAGGTCTCAGCAAGCGTGCCTGTGATCGGGTTCGAGGCAGCAAACAAGCGCGCCGCCGCCGCAGGAGTGCCACCGGGCGCCTTGGCCTTCCTCGGCTCTTGCCTATCCGGGACGACCGGCTGCGGACGGCCAAGATGCGCTCGGGCCTCGGCGAGAAGGTCGGGGAAGCGCGTGATCCCCGTCCGGGCGCGGATGATGTCCAGGAGATCGCCATGCTCGCCTGTGGCCCCATCCGTAAACTTGCCCGCTGCCCCCGGCCCTGACATGGGCCCGGTCAGCCGCACGAAGAGCGACCGGCCGGGATTGTTCTGCAGATCGCCGACGATCCAGTAGGATCCTTCCCGCCGTCCAGCGGGAAGGTAGGCACGACAGACGCCTTCGGCATTTTCTGCCAGATCGCGCACGAGGTCTTCGGTCTCGGAATACATGCGTCAACAGCCTCCGCGATCATGTAGCCTTGCGACAGGACAACGTGCAAGCAGACGATCCAGTATCGCGACGCCATCGGCGTCGGTCGGGCAAAACAGCCGAAGCTTCCAACTAATAATCTCCGAGAAGAAGCCATCGGCCTTGAGCCGATCCTTGGCTGCCTCCGAGAAGCCCGACAGTTCGATCCGGTTCGCGCCCATGACGCGCGAGCGGTGCAATTCCATCCCTTCGGACAGGCACACCACGGTCTTGCCCTCCAGAACGAGGGCATGGACCTGCGCGGCCGAGAGCTTGGGCGCATCGGCGGCCAGCGTGGTCGCGACCCAGGCAGGCGAGACTCGTCGACCGATGATGCGCTGACCGTCATCGGTCTGCAGGCGGTAGACGCGGGTTTCATCCTGGGGGAGCTGCTTCCAGATAGGAAGAAGCAGACCCGCCACGATGTGCAGCGTGGAGTCCGAAAACTCCGGCACCTCGGCCAGTTCCGCGGTCCAGGCTGCCGCAAAAGCCGCACGGTTGGCCTCGAGCCAGTGGGTGTCCTCCATGATCTTTGCAGGGACTGTGCTGGCATCAAGCGGGCGGATCAGGCGCAGGCGCGGCTCGATGGTCCCATCGTCCAGCATGTGACTGGTGGCGGGAACCTGCACGGCAGCCCGGCCCGAGCGGTTGTTGATGAGACACTGTGCCTTAGGGTCATCCAGCCAGTCGAGCGCATCCGCGAGCGAGGTCGGCGTGTTGCGGCGCTTTTCCGCGATGGTCAGCAGCTGGGTCTCCGCGCCGGAGCCGAGATGGGTGTAGATGACGCGTGCGTCGGTCACCCGGAAGCTCTCGGCGCGCAGCGTCTCGAGCCCGAGGTCGTAGACCCCGGCGGCGATGGCGCCCTCGATCCGCTGGTCGAGGAGTTCTTCGAAACCCGCGAACAACACGGCCTGCATGTCGATCGTCAGCGCCAGCAGGCGATTGAGGAAGGTCGTGATCGGAGGAAGGTCGTCCTTCAGCCCGTTGTCGTCGGTCAGGCTGAGGCCAGTGGCATCCTCGAAAGCCCCAAGCGAGCATCCCGCCAGATCGCCGCGATAGATGCGGCGGTAAAGCTGGCGGAGGGCGTCGCGGGCGTAAGGCGACTCGAGGTTGTCCTCCGGGCGGAACAACCCTTGCCCGCCAGTCTGGCGCTGGCCGCGGGTGATCGCGCCAAGCGTGTCGAGACGACGCGCGATGGTCGACAGGAACCGCTTCTCCGCTTTGACATCGGTGGCCACCGGACGGAAGAGCGGCGGCTGCGCCTGATTGGTGCGATTGGTGCGCCCGAGGCCCTGGATCGCCGCATCTGCCTTCCAGCCCGGCTCCAGGAGGTAGTGGACCCGAAGGCGCTGGTTCTTCGCGCCAAGATCAGCGTGATAGCTGCGGCCGGTGCCACCGGCATCGGAGAAGATCAGGATACGCTTTTCGTCATCCATGAAGGCTTGGGTCTCAGTGAGGTTCGCGGCTCCGGCCCGGTTCTCCACCACGAGCCGTGCCGAATGCCCTTCGCCCTTGCGCACGATGCGTCGTGAACGCCCAGTAACTTCGGCCACGAGTTCGGTGCCGAAGCGCTGAACGATCTGATCAAGAGCGCCCGCCACCGGCGGCAGCGAAGCCAGCTTTTCGATAAGCGCATCGCGCCGTCGGACGGCCTCGCGGCATTCGACCGGTTGGCCGTCGCGCGTGACGGGACGCGACGAGAGGTTGCCCTCGCTGTCGGTGAAAGGCTCGTAGAGCTGCACCGGGAAGGAATGGGCGAGGTAGTCCAGAACGTATTCCCTGGGTGTGATGTCACAACGGATATCATTCCATTCGTCGGTTGGGATCTCCGACAGGCGGCGTTCCATCAGCGCCTCACCCGTCGAGACGATCTGGCTGACCGCCGCGTGACCCGCAGCCAGATCTGCATCGATGGATGCGATCAGCGTGGGGGTCTTCATTGAGGTGAGCAAATGGCCGAAGAATCGCTGCTTGGCGGACTCGAAGGCGGACCGCGCGGCGGATTTCGCCTGACGGTTCAACGTGCCGCTCTCGCCAGAAATGTTCGCCGCATCCAACGCCGCGGTCAGGTTGTTGTGAATGATGGCGAAGGCCCCGGTATAGGCATCGTAAATGCCGCGCTGCTCGGGGCTGAGCGCATGTTCGAGCATCTCGTATTCGACACCGTCATAGGACAGCGACCGCGCCGTGTAGAGACCGAGCGCCCGGAGGTCGCGGGCAAGAACCTCCATCGCCGCGACACCGCCAGCCTCAATGGCTTCCACAAATTCCGACCGGGTCTGAAAGGGGAAATCCTCCCCGCCCCAAAGCCCGAGACGTTGTGCATAGGCGAGGTTGTGGACCGTCGTGGCCCCGGTGGCGGAGACATAGACCACGCGGGCATTCGGCAGCTTGTGCTGCAGACGCAGGCCCGCCCTGCCCTGCTGCGAGGCTTCCGTGTCACCGCGCTCGCCCTTGGACCCTGCGGCATTCGCCATGGCATGGCTTTCATCGAACAGGATCACCCCGTCGAAATCCGCTCCGAGCCAGTCCACGATCTGGTCGACGCGGGATTTGTTGGCCCCACGTTCTTCGGAGCGCAGCGTCGCGTAGGTGGTGAACAGGATGCCTTCGGCGAGCGGGATGTCACGACCCTGCGCAAAGCGCGAGAGCGGCGTCACCAGCAGCCGCTCCTGACCGAGCGCCGACCAGTCGCGCTGCGCATCCTCAAGAAGCTTGTCGCTCTTCGATATCCAGAGCGCCTTGCGGCGGCCCTGGGCCCAGTTGTCGAGCACAATCCCGGCCGACTGGCGGCCTTTGCCCGCGCCAGTCCCGTCGCCGAGGAAGAAACCGCGACGGAAGCGGACAGCGTCAGCGGAATCGTCGGGCGCGGCCGAGACCATGTCGCCGGTCTCATCGACGGTCCACGAACCGGCGAGATATGCATCATGCGCCTCGCCGGCATAGATCACAGTCTCCAGTTGGGCGTCGGAGAGCAGGCCGTCGCGCAGCACGGCGGCGGGCAGTTTGGGACGATAGGAGGGTTTGGGGGGCGCGACAGATGCCATCGCCGCCGACTGCACGAGCTTGGTCGGATGCGGGGCCGCGCCGGGGATGTCGATCGCCTGCAGCCGGAAGGTCTCGTAGATCGCGTCCGACAGGCGCGCAGCGCCAAGGTCGTCCACAGTCTCTCGCAGGGTGTAGGCGAGGTCTGCGGCATCCGGCGTAGTGACAATCGCATTGGTCCTCGCCGATGACGTTGCCCCCAAATGTCGAGCGGCAAGGCCGGACGTGCGGACTGGCTTTTCCCCGAAAGGGGAAGTGAGCTGGGGGCGAGGCACCGCGCCCGCTTCCAACTCGAGGCGCAGCGGGACTTCGGCGGTAATCCGGGAGACGAGCTGCGTCACGTCGGATGACATGGGCTGGGCCAGATTGGCGGTGACTCCACCCAACTCGCCGCCACGGCACTTGTCGAAGACCGAGATCCGCGTCTCGAAACTGGTGCCATGCTTGGCGAAGGCGGCGCCGGACACAGCGCCGGTAAAGACCAGATGAGCGGACTCGGTGAGGCGGCTGAACGTCTCGGACCAGGCGGGCGCATCCGGCGCGAAACCGGCCCCGGTGACCGCGATCAGACGCCCGCCGGGGGCAAGGCGCGCAAGGGCCGAGCGCAGATGCCGGGCAGTCGCTTCGGTTGTCCGGCCATTGACATTGGCCACAGCCGAGAAGGGCGGGTTTATCAGGATGACGCTGGGGCGCAGCCCTGCGTCGAGGTGATCGTCGATCTGTGCGGCGTCGAAACTGGTGACGGGACGCCCCGGAAAGAGGAGGCGCAGAAGATCGGCGCGGGTGTCGGCCAACTCGTTCAGCGCGAGGCTGCCACCCGCGATCTCAGCGAGGATCGCCAGAAGCCCGGTCCCGGCCGAAGGCTCGAGGACCAGGTCACGCTGCGTGATCTGTGCGGCGGCCAGTGCTGCAAGCCCCATGGGCATCGGCGTCGAGAATTGCTGGAACCGCTCCATCTCCTCCGAGCGCCGGGTATGCGTCGGCAAGAGGCCCGCCACCTTGGCAAGGATCGGCAGCAGGGCAGCGGGCGAGCCAGCCCGGGCCAAAAGCGCACGGCCGAATTTCTGCAGGAAGAGGACGAGCGCCACCTCGCCCGCCTCATAGGCGAGCTTCCAGTCCCAAGCGCCATCGGCATCGGAGCCGCCAAAGGCGCGCTCCATCTCGAGGCGCAAACGCAGCGCGTCGAGATGGAAGCCTTGGGCCAGATCGGGCTGCAGCGCCTCGGCAACGGCGAGGATCGCAGGCGCGGGATCGCGAGAGAGAAGAGGAACGGAAGGCGCAACAGGCGCGAGATAGGTCATCGGAAAACTCCGGAATGAGGGACAGGGACAGGCCCGGACGCCCTCTCTCGGGCACCCTCAGGCCTGATCTTCCCCGACCCTCCTTTCCCTCTCGAGCCGGTGCGTTCCGTTCGCTTGGCTTGAATTTGTTCTCTTTATGTTCTATATTGAAGGCCAAGCCAGAGAGGGAGTTTCCCGATGGACAGCACCACATACACCCTGCCCGCGACACCGAAGCAGATCGCCTATGCGCGGTCACTCGCCCTGCGCAATCAGACCCTTCTGCCCTGGGAGGTTCAGCAGGACCGCCGGTCCTTGAGCGTCTGGATTGAGGCTCAGGCCAAGCTGAAGCCGGTCTCCGACATGGACCGGCTGCCGACCTCAAAGCAGGTGGCCTTCGCGGAGAAACTTGCCCGGATCAAACAGCGCGCCGTTCCGGAAGAGTGCTTCCGCGACAAGGGGCTCATGTCGAAATGGATCGACGGAAATAAGTAGCGGGAATCTTCCGAAAAGATGGTCAGTCAGGCTTGAACGCTGCATTGGCCTTACGCGCGATGTCCGCGCAGCGGTCCATCAAGTCGCCAAAAGGCTCTGGTGTTGATGCAAGCAGGCCGTCCTCGGCCATCCGGCGGTAATCGTCAGCGAGAACGTCGAGGGCTGCACCGCTTGGGGCCAGCTGGAGTTGACCACAGGTTGCGGCGCCGTAATCGATCCACCTGGCATCCGCCCCCTTCTCTGCAAAGAACATCGCCTTGTGCCGGGCGACAGCGGTCGCAAGCGCGCGATCTTCGATGGCCGAAGCGGCGATGCCCGCATCGTCCAACCTGGCGACATCATGCCAATGGCGAGAAAAGCGATCCCCTCGAATACGGTTTTGCAAACAAAAGACGTGGATCGCTGTCGCTTTTTCCCAGAACGTCCGTTCCGCATGCATCACGCGCGGGCGGGCAGTGGGAAACTCCACGCCTTCGATCACCGACGCGGCATCGCAAACGATATCGCGTGGGGATGCGGGCTCTCCGGTAGAACGCGCGCCGAATTCCAACATCACGCTCGGAGAAACGTATCCAGTGCCTTGGGCGAGGTGCGGGTAGTCGATGAACAGCTTGTCGCCATCAATCCGAAGGCCGGCATCGATCCCTTCCCAATCCATCGCCTGCTGCAGGATCGGCTGGACGGTCCCGGCCACCCATTCAGGCAAGGCCTGTCGGACACGTTTCGACCAGCGCCGCTCTTCGCTGGATGTGGCGGGCATCGCGTCTTCACGGCCCCCAAGCAGATCCGGGATCAGCACTCTGATATCGAAGGTCAGATCCACATCCTCGGAAAACCGGTCAATGACCTGGTAGGTCTTCGACAGAGAGGTGCCACCCTTGAAGACGAGGTTTGCGCCAATGGGCGATCCAAATAGCTGCTGGATCGCCCAGACCACCCAGACGTCCTTTTCGAGGAGATGGGCTGGTCGGCCGAGCCGATCGGCCGCGACACCAAGAGCATCCAACCGGTCCTGGCCGCTGAAGCGCAGGAATGCCTCAGCCATGGACCATCTCTCCGACCAATCGTGCCAGCCAAGTCGGAAACTGCGGCGCGGCGGACATCAGTTCGGTCTTTGCCGCCTCCGTGAGCTTGGATCGCAGAATTTGCAGAGCCTTGGGAGCCTCATCCGGCCCGAGCCATGCCAGAGCGCGGACGGCCTGGCCCGAGGTCTTGCTCCCAAGGGCCAACTGCCAGCGCGGCGCATGACGCAGCTCGACCGCTTGCCGGCCAAGATTCAGCACACGGCTTCGACCGGAAGTGAGGTAAACCGACTTGACCGGCACCTGTGTCGTGAGGCCCAGAGCGTTTGCCGCAGCAGCCCCGCTCGGGACGATCGTCTCGCCCCGCTGCACAGCGAGCGCTTCAATCGCCTGTTCAGCCGACGGGCTACGCGGTCCAAAGCGTGTCTGGACCGGGCGCATGTAGATGCCGCGTCCTGCACGGATCAACTCGCCGCGCGCAGCCAGACGCGACAGCGTTTGATCGACCGCCGCGCGCGAGCCGAGATGCAAAAGCCCCTTCGCTGCTAAGGGTACCCCCTCCGGCAACGTCGTTGCGACATTCATAATGCTCTCGGCCATGCGCTCCATGATCGCTCCTTTGTCAGAAACATACGCGGTTTTCTGACAGTTTTCAACCATGCGCTCTCACCCGAACCGCCGCCCGGCTTCGGTGAAGGTGTACTCGTTGACGATGATCCCCTCCTCAATGGCCTCGTCCGATGTGAGGTGGTCGTATTCAGCCTCAAGCTGGCGGTAGAGCCAGCGGGCCAGATCACGCAGCGCTTCGGTCACGATCTCTTCGGCATCCTCGGTCGGCGGCTGCCAGGTCGGACTGTCTCGCGTGACGTCAACGGACATCGTGTATTCATGGTAGTAGCGCCCGCGGTGGCTGACTTCGGCGGCGAGCTGGTAGAAGTTCCGCCGCTGGATGGCCTGCAGACGGTCGGCGATGCCGTGCAGCGTCGCATCCGTGGGCGCGTAGTCCCGGATGCGGGCGGCCGCGCCTTTGGCGTGGTTGAGGTAGCCCTCGAAGCAGGCGCCGTCGCCTTGGCTCCAGAAGCCGGAGAACCAGATGCAGGGCTTGGCCCGCGTGCCGCCGCCCATCAGGCGGACGGGTGTAGTCTTCAGGCGGATGCCGAGGATTTCGCAGACCCGCTCGAAATCCTCGTAGACCGCGTCCCACCAATCGTCGTGGGGGCCAAGCTCGCGATACCAGCTGCGCGCCTTCGCTTTGGCGGCCTCCGACAGTTGGGGGAACTGGTAGACGGTGGTGCAGATGACCTCAGGCATCGACATCCTCCCCGTTGAGAGCACCGGCCAGCCATTCGTGCGTGCTCGTCCAGCCGATGGGTTTGCGCGCGCCGAGGTCGATGACATGCGCGCCGCCGCCGAAGGCGTCGAGGCGCGGACGGGAACAGGTCAGGGCGTATTGGAAGCCCCAAAGGCCGGTGAGGTCGAGCTCTTCCGCAAGGCGCAGCACGAAGCGGATGACGGCTTCGACATCGCCGTGGTCATGGTCATGGATCCAAAGGGCGCCGCCTTCGGGTGCGTCCTGGCGCGCAACGGTGAAGCCCACGACTTCCGGGTCGTCGGCGTCCTGATCCGCAGCGCGCAAGCTCTGGAACAACGCGAGCGCGCGGGCAGCCTTGTCAGGGGTGCCAACGTCGAGCAGGCACGAGAAATGGGTGAAGTAATCCGCCATGGGGACCTCCTGAATGGGGAAGACCCGGCCGAGAGACCGGGCATTGTGTTGGAATGAAGGGGTGGTTGGGGGCGATCAGCCGGTGAGCCTGTCGCCCGCCGCCTGTCGCGCGGCATGCGCGCAGAGCATCTGCCGATAGAAGCGCTTGCGCGCAGCCCGGAAGCCGCGCACGGCGCGCGTGTCGGGGTGCAGCGCCCGGACCGCCGCGCGCAGGACGGCGAAGGGCGAAGCCGTCACAGGAAGGCCGAGGCGCTGATAGGCCGGATCGGTCATCTCAGGTGACCTCGACCACGGGAGACGCAAGATGCGGATCGACCAGCGCCTCGATCCTCGCGGTCCGGCCCATCCAGGGCTCGGGCCGGATGGCCTTCACCCAATCGGCAAAACTCGGGATGAAGCCGAGATCTTCCTTCACATGCTGCTCGCCGACCCAGCGGGTAGGAATGATGCGCCCGGTCGAGAGGGTGAGGGTCGGGCCGAAGATCGTCTCGGCCATGAAGATGCCCTCGGCATGGTGGCGTAGCGCCCGGTGCCGGAAGTCCGCTGTGATCTCCTTGCTCTGGTCGAACCAGGTATGCACGGCCATGTAGCAGTCGACCGTGCCGCCCCATTTCTTCACCGAGGACAAGGCGTGGTGGTAAGGATGTGCCATCGCTACCCCCTCAGAAGTCGTGGGTGTAAAGTTCGGACGAGGTGAACCGTTCGTTGAACTCGAGGTGGATGCAGCGGGCCGCGGCGTCGAAACAGAATTCGCCCCAGGCACCGTCGTTGTTCTCCCATCCGCCATGGGTGTCGCAGAGGAAGTCGTAGGCGAGCTGCTCGACGACATCTTCCAGCGAGAGCTGTCGCACCTCGACCTCGGGGTTGTCCCAGGTGAGCGCGGCGTATTCGATCTCGGTCGTGGGGAAGTCGACCGCGGTATCGCCGGACCATGCGCCGATGCTTTCGATCTGGCCGCTGTCCCCGGCACCGTCGAAGGTCACGGTGACATGGGTGATGCCGGCGGCTTTGAGGCCATCGAAAAGGCGGTCCTTGTTGCCGGGGCGCAGCGCGTCGATCCGGGCGGCACGCTCGGCATGCGCCGCGAAGATCTGGCCCATGTCGACTGGCGAGGGTGCCATCGGCGGCGTGAGGGTGGGTTCGGTCAGGGTCATCGGGGTTCTCCGGTAAGGGGAAGGGATTGGAGCCGGTCCGGGCAAACTCTCTCCCCCGGTTAAGCTCCAAATCCCCCCTGCCCTCCTCTGTCTCTCGGACCTCACGCAGCGACCTGCAGCGCCCGGGCGGCAAAGGCGCGCCAGAGCGGATCGACGAGCCGGGCATCGAGAAGATCGGCGCGCTGGCGCAGCCGCTGCGCTAGATCTGGCTCACCCCAGCTGGCCGCTCGGCCCGCCTGCGCGCGCAGCTGGCTTGCCTCGGTCACGACGCCCCGCGCCTCGGCCGCGCTCGTCACCGGGTGGCACCAGGCGACGGAGTGGTCACTGGCGGCCCCGGCCAGCACAAGGCACTCGCCGCGGTCGAGGATTGCCAGAAGCTGGGGCGCGGCATCCGGGGCCATCCCCTCGGCACGGTCCATCGCGCCCTGCATGGCCTCCGCCAGCGTCGCGAAACGGGAGAGAAGCAAAGGCGTAGCCCGGCCCGACAGAAGGTCGGCCGGCGCGCGGCGCGACAGGGTCAGGGCGAAGGGGTGACTAAGGTCAGCGTCGCCAGCTGGAATGTGCGGTGGGATGCCCCGCGCGCGGGCGGTCGGGTGGATCGGCAAGGGCAGGTCGAACATGGGAGTATCTCCGACGGCGCGGGAAGCCTCTCTCCCCGCTTCACCGTCAAAGACAAAACCGCTGCCCTCTTCCTCGAAGGGGCAGCGGTGATAGGTCCGATGGGCCCTCAGAGCTTGCCGAGGGCCCGCAAGCTCAGCTCAGTTCCGGCGCCGACGATGATGTGGTCGTGCAGCGTCAGGCCGTGGTACTTGCAGCCCTTCTGGATCTCCTTGGTCATGTTGAGATCGGCCTCCGACGGCGTTGGATCGCCAGACGGGTGGTTGTGGATCAGGATCAGCGCGCTGGCATTCAGCATCAGCGCCCGCTTGATCACCTCTCGCGGATAGACCGGGACATGGTCGACCGTGCCGGTCGAAAGAAGCTCATCGGCAATGATGCGGTTCTTGCGGTCGAGGTAGAGGACATGGAAGCGCTCGATCGGACCGCGAACGGTCAGTGCGCAATAGTCCATCAGCGCCTGCCAGCTGCCGATGACCGGGTTTTGACTGAGGTAGCGGCCGAGGATGTCGCGGGCCTCGAGGACGATGGTTTCTTCGTGGGGGGTCATGGGGGTCTCGCTGAAATGCGCAGGCCAAAGCCCCCTGCCCTCTCGGGGTGGGGCCAGTGGCATGCATGTGGAAGGGAAAGCGCGACCGCCGCGCGCGAGGGCGGTCGCGTTGTCGGGCCCAGCCTCAGCCGACCCGGTCGAGGAGCTTCTTGGCGCGCCCCTCCATGTCGAGGCGGGCATCTTGCTGGGTCTTGTCGCGCGCAAGCCGCGTGATGCCCTGCACGAAGTCGAAGATGCTCTCGGGCGGGCGGCCCTCTTCCATCAGCACCTTCTCGATGATCTTGCCGGATTCGGCTTTCGAGAAGCCCCGCTTGCGTAGGAAATCCGCACGGTCCTCGTCGCTGCGCGCCACGATCTGCTGCCGCGCCGCCTTGATGCCGTTCACGAACCCCTGCGGCGAGGAATTGGCGAACCGCGTCAGCGCTGGAGCCGCCTCATGGGCAAAGCGCGAGGCCGCGTATTTCGAATGCCGAATCCGGATCTCCTGAAATTCCTCGACGCCCCACAGATTCCTGTTTTGACACACTGCCCGCAGGTAGAAGCTCGCCATGCCGAGGGTCTTCGCGCCCACCTCGGAATTCCAGCAGTAGAAACCCCGGAAGTAGAGATCGGGGGAGCCATCGGGCAGACGGCCCGCCTCGATCGGGTTGTGATCATCGACCAGGAACAGGAACACGTCACGGTCCGAGGCATAGAGCGTGGTCGTGTCGCGGCTGATCTCGACATCGGGGTTGTAGACCCCGGTCGACCAGTCCAGCACACCCGGCACCTTCCAGCGCGTGTCGCCCGTGCCATTGCCCGCGATGCGCTGCACCGCTTCGACCAGTTCATGGTCATGGATGCG is a genomic window of Ponticoccus alexandrii containing:
- a CDS encoding toprim domain-containing protein, with the protein product MYSETEDLVRDLAENAEGVCRAYLPAGRREGSYWIVGDLQNNPGRSLFVRLTGPMSGPGAAGKFTDGATGEHGDLLDIIRARTGITRFPDLLAEARAHLGRPQPVVPDRQEPRKAKAPGGTPAAAARLFAASNPITGTLAETYLRSRGITQFGANGALRFHPKCWHREEGQTRSIPRPAMIAAVTDGAGAVQGVHRTWLAPDGQGKAAVNPERRAMGHLLGNAVRLTPHDDILAVGEGIETMLSLSEAAPGLPVWAALSSGHLGAVLLPERLQRLYIAIDRDPAGQRAAGRLSARASEVGVRVRVLEPRLGDFNDDLRANGKDALRQHLAGQIRPEDRHRLLV
- a CDS encoding DUF982 domain-containing protein; this encodes MEIQWGAPVALHQPQNGTIEQFSTIEKVRYWLRRKWPVTDAARQTALARIDEAMDCMRPVEDARHAFLVAALSAGFVLTRGA
- a CDS encoding DUF2493 domain-containing protein, producing MTIQTHDDAYEPAHSASQTVHALDELQLYGYRPFDEPDPRPMPDGQRLSVAVADIFDALVATLEDTRMEPDLEEVLWGQVNLFHRATARIERSLDENEQAQRRFQREQDGSEVKSTELERLTAEGLTLVERRNCMDMMRDHAATEFVHHTGSTWRPRTGSMVNRQHMTAALIDSRDFLAAKRRAETEVMLPAGPKVALTGGADFNDHRLIWGKLDQVRTKYPDMVLLHGGSPKGAELIAAKWAEARGVTQVAFKPDWTKHAKAAPFKRNDAMLDVLPVGVLVFPGTGIQENLADKAKKLGIPVMKFEKGA
- a CDS encoding WGR domain-containing protein; the protein is MFNISQQMEVFPTTVDLKRIDPSLNMRRFYRMSVQPDLFGGAYLVREWGRIGFRGQMLVEQHDDEGRAVNALLKLSATKKRRGYRLQDER